Proteins encoded by one window of Podarcis muralis chromosome 11, rPodMur119.hap1.1, whole genome shotgun sequence:
- the HINT2 gene encoding adenosine 5'-monophosphoramidase HINT2, producing MAAGAAALARGALRRGLLGRLQQPRAFVATQGPPGGEVEKAQRAAEGSGPTIFSKILDGSIPANIIYKDDQCVAFRDVAPQAPVHFLVIPRRPIPRISRVAESDAQLLGHLLLVASKTAKAEGLEDGYRVVINDGKQGAQSVYHLHLHVLGGRQMGWPPG from the exons atggcggcgggggcggcggcgcTGGCGCGGGGGGCGCTCCGACGAGGGCTGCTTGGTCGGCTGCAGCAG CCGAGGGCGTTTGTGGCCACCCAAGGGCCCCCCGGCGGGGAGGTGGAGAAGGCCCAGCGAGCGGCCGAGGGGTCCGGCCCCACCATCTTCAGCAAGATCCTGGACGGCTCCATCCCTGCCAACATCATCTACAAGGACGACCAG TGCGTGGCCTTCCGAGACGTGGCCCCCCAGGCTCCGGTGCACTTCCTGGTGATCCCCCGGCGCCCCATCCCCCGCATCAGCCGCGTGGCAGAGAGCGATGCCCAG CTCCTGGGCCACCTGTTGCTGGTGGCCAGCAAGACAGCGAAGGCCGAGGGCCTGGAGGATGGCTACCGGGTGG TGATCAACGACGGGAAGCAGGGGGCCCAGTCCGTCTACCACCTCCACCTCCACGTGCTGGGCGGGCGTCAGATGGGCTGGCCCCCCGGCTGA